GGCGGTGGCGGTGAGGATCAGGTCGGCCTCGTCGATGAAGTCGCCGCGCAGCTTGCGGGCCAGGAAGCCCGCGTCGGTCCCGCGCCGGGCGCGCACCTGCCGGGCGGCCGGCGGGTTCATCTCCTCGCCCTCGTGCCAGCCGCCGGTGCCGGCGCTGACGCTGCGGACGAGCTGCTCCTCGGTGCCGCCGGCACGGTCACGGACCGCCCGGTCGAGCAGGCGCTCGGCCATCGGGGACCGGCAGATGTTGCCCATGCAGACGTGCAGGACGGTGAACGGCGCCGCCACCTCAGGCCTGCCCCTCGACGATGTCCGGCACCACGTCGCGCAGTTTCTCCACCGGGATCGAGCCGGTCCGCAGCACCCGGGGCACGTCGCCGGTCACGTCGACCACGGTGCTCGGCCACGGGTCGACGGCCGGGCCGGCCTCCAGGTAGACGCGCACCGAATACTCCAGCTGCTCGCGGGCCTCCTCGGCGGTCAGCGGCGACGGGGAGCCGACCTTGTTGGCCGTGGTCACCGCCATCGGGCCGACCTCGCGCAGCACCTCCAGGGCGACCGGGTGCAGCGGCATCCGGACCGCGATCACGCCGCCGGTGTCGCCGAGGTCCCACTGCAGGCTCGGGGAGTGCTCCACGATGATGGTCAGCGCGCCCGGCCAGAACGCGTCGGCCAGGTCCCGCGCGGCCCGGGGCAGCGAATAGACCAGGCCGTCCAGGGTGTGCCGGGAGCCGACCAGCACCGGCGGCGGCACCCGGCGGTCCGAGCCGCGGGCATGGTGCAGCTGGGTGATCGCGTGTGCGGTGAAGGCGTCCGCGCCCACGCCGTACACCGTGTCGGTGGGCATCACCACGAGCTCACCGCTCTTGGCCGCCTCGACCGCCGCGGCGACGCCGCGATCACGATCGGCGATGGCGGTGCAGTCGTAGAGCATCACGACGTGCAGTCTGCCATGTCGTCACCCGCGACGGGCGGTCGCGTATCGGGGGCGGCCGGTGAGGTCGTCGTGGGCGGTCACCTCGGTGAACCGGCCGTCGGCGCGCAGCAACGCGGGCACCGCGGCGCCGTGCACGTCGTCGTGCTCGATACCGACCCATCCGCCCGGTTTGAGCACCGCGGCGGCGAGCGCGATCACCGGCCGGATCACGGACAGGCCGTCGGCGCCGCCGAAGACCGCCTCGGCCGGGTCGTGATCGGACACCTCGGGCGGGACCGGGGTGCCGTCCGGGACGTAGGGCGGGTTGCAGAGCAGCACGTCCACCTGTCCGTGCAAGTCGGACAACAGATCGGGATCGGTCACGTCCGCCTCGACGACCGTGACCTGAGAAAACCCGGCGGCGTTGCGCCGCAGCCAGCGCAACGCGGCCGGCGAACGCTCCACCGCGATCACCCGGGCGGCCGGCGACTCGTCGGCGACCGACAGCGCGATCGCCCCGCTGCCGCTGCACAGGTCGACCACGGTGGCACCCGGCGCGGTCCGCTCGATGCCCCACCCGGCCAGCAGCTCGGTCTCCGGACGCGGCACGAAGACGCCGTCACCGACCGCGAGCTCCAGGTGGCGGAACGCCGCCGTGCCGAGAAGGTGCTGCAACGGGATCCGTTCCGCGCGCCGGGCGACCAGCTCGCGCAACCGCGCGGCCTCGTCGTCGCGGATGCCGTCGATCAGCAGCAGGCGGCCCCGCGGCACCGCCAGCACGTGCGCGGCCAGCAGCTCGGCGTCGACGCGCGGCGAGGACACACCGGACGCCGAGAGAACGGCGGCCGCCGATGCCAGCTCGGGTGCCAGACGGGTCCGGCGGGGGTGTTCGTCAGGCGGCATCACGGCATAATCATGAGACGTCGCGCACGCCGGGGATCGGCCGGGTCACCCTGCGATCGCGCCGAGGCCGTGGGAGGCGCCTGGTGGGTTGGTTGGACCAGCTCGCGGAACATGTCGACGACCTGCGCCGGGCCGGGCGGCTCCAGCAGGACGGGCGCTCGGCACGGGCCCTGCCGATCCTGGACGCCGTGCTGGCCGACACCACCGATCCCACCACCCGGGCGTACGCGCTGGTCCAGCGCTTCGGCGCGCTGATCAACCTGGGCCGGGTGGCGGAGCTGGCCACCGCGATGGCGGCTGTCGCCGAGGCGGTCCGCGAGGTGCCCGATCCCTACCTGCGCGGCCAGATGCACGCGTTCGCGGCCCTCGGCGCCCACCTGCAGAGCAATCTGGACCGGGGCGTCACCCACCTGGTGCAGGCCTCCCGCGCGCTGGCCGCGGTGCCGGAGCGGGACGAGGAGACCGCCTGGGGCTGGCACGACCTGGCCATGGCCTATTCCTATCTGGGTTTCCACGGGCAGGCGCTGACCGCGATCGAGCAGGCCCGCGAGGTCGGCGCGAGCGCCGGGCTGGCGCCGGAGGTGTTCGCCGCCCCCGGCATCCGGCTGCGCAACGCGGTCGCCCTCGACCACCAGGGCGACACCGACGGCTGCCTGCGGGTGCTCCGCGACATCGACGCCGAGCTCTCCCGGTACCTCGCGACCGACCAGCTGCGCCCGGGCAGCCGCGCGGTGTACGGCTACGCGCTGGCCCGCCGCGCCGCCCTGGGCGAGCCGACCGAGGCCGGCGCGGCCACCTGGCTGACCGGCGGCGGCGACAGCGTCCGCACCCGGGACCTGCAACACCTCGGCGCGGTCTGCCTGACCATCGCGGCCGGCAAGCCGGAGCGGGCGCTGACCATGCTGGAGGCGATCCCGGTCTCGGCCGAGGTGCTCGGCGCCCCCGAGCCGGCCCGGCTGCGCAGCATCTGCCACGCCAGCGCCGGTGACCACGCCGCCGCGCACGCCGCCGACCGGTACGCGTTCCGCCTCGTCGCCCAGCGCGTCGACCAGCTCCGGGACGGCTACCTGGACGGCGTCGCGGCCCGCCTGGACGCCCAGGAGACCCAGCGCGACCCGGGGCGGTACGGCGACGAGACCCTCAGCGACCCGCTCACCGGCCTGCCCAACCGGCGGGCGCTGGAGCACTACGTGGACGGCCTGCTGACCCGGGGCGAACGGGCCGCGGTCGGGGTCTGCGACATCGTCGGCTTCACCACGGTCAACCTGCGGCACGGCCGGCACTGCGGCGACCTGGTGCTGCAACGCATCGCCGGGGTGCTGGCCCGGGTGATGCGCCGCGGCGACTTCGTGGCCCGGTTCGCCGGTGACGAGTTCGTGCTGGTCCTGCCGGGCGCCGGCCCGCACCACGCGGCCGAGGTGGCCCGCCGGATCAGCGCCGCCGCCGCGGTGGAGAACTGGCAGGTGCTGGTCCCCGGCACCCCGATCGGGCTGGCCGCCGGCTGGTCCGAGGTGGGCGCCAACGGCCGCGGGCTGAGCGCCGCCCTGGCCGCCGCCGCGGCGAGCCGGAAACCCACCTAGATGGCCGTGATCGAGCTCGGCGAGCTGACCACGGAGCACCCCGTCCAGGACTCCCGCATCCGGCCGCGTCCCCTGCTCTGCGCCCTGCTCGCCGTGCTCACCCTGCTCGCCGTCACGGGCTCGGCCCGCCCGCGCCAGGACGCCGGCGGCCGGGTCCTCTGGTCCGCGCCGTCCGGGATGGACGATCTGATCAGCGTCGCCGGCGACACCGTCTTCCAGAGGCGCACCGGCTGGCAGTCCGACCTGGTCCTCTACGACCTGACCACCGGCGCCCGGCGGTGGGGCACCGGCGACGTGCCCTTCGACCGCTTCCTCGCCGCCGGACCGGTGGTGCTGCTGGTCACCGACCCGGAAATCGGTGTACCCGGCCACGCCGCGGGCGCCGTCACGGCCCGGCGCACCACCGACGGCGGCGTCCTGTGGCACCGCCCCGGGACCGCGGTGACCTGGGACGGCGACGCCGTGCTGATCGCCGAGCACGACGCGCACGGCCGGACGGACCGGCTCAGCCGGGTCCGGCTCGCCGACGGCACCCCGGTCTGGCGCCGCCCGATCGCCCCGGCCGACGTGGTGCAGCTGGAGAACCGGATGGCGGGCACACCGAGCCGGATCCTCGCGGCGACCGACGGCCGGATCGATCTCTACCACTGGGCGGACGGCACGCCGGACGGTTCCGGCCGGCTGCCGGTCCGGGCCACCGACATCCTGTACGCCGTCGACGGCGACCTGCACGCCAGCATCGGCGCGGCGCTGCGCCTGTACGACCTGGGCGGCTTCCGCGACCTCGGCACCTTCGGCGGCACCACCATCGCCCAGGTCATCGGCTGCACCCCGCTGATCTGCCGGATCGACGCCGGCGGAGCGAGCGCGACCGACCCGCTCACCGGCCGGGAGGTGTGG
Above is a genomic segment from Actinoplanes ianthinogenes containing:
- a CDS encoding GGDEF domain-containing protein — translated: MGWLDQLAEHVDDLRRAGRLQQDGRSARALPILDAVLADTTDPTTRAYALVQRFGALINLGRVAELATAMAAVAEAVREVPDPYLRGQMHAFAALGAHLQSNLDRGVTHLVQASRALAAVPERDEETAWGWHDLAMAYSYLGFHGQALTAIEQAREVGASAGLAPEVFAAPGIRLRNAVALDHQGDTDGCLRVLRDIDAELSRYLATDQLRPGSRAVYGYALARRAALGEPTEAGAATWLTGGGDSVRTRDLQHLGAVCLTIAAGKPERALTMLEAIPVSAEVLGAPEPARLRSICHASAGDHAAAHAADRYAFRLVAQRVDQLRDGYLDGVAARLDAQETQRDPGRYGDETLSDPLTGLPNRRALEHYVDGLLTRGERAAVGVCDIVGFTTVNLRHGRHCGDLVLQRIAGVLARVMRRGDFVARFAGDEFVLVLPGAGPHHAAEVARRISAAAAVENWQVLVPGTPIGLAAGWSEVGANGRGLSAALAAAAASRKPT
- a CDS encoding PQQ-binding-like beta-propeller repeat protein — its product is MAVIELGELTTEHPVQDSRIRPRPLLCALLAVLTLLAVTGSARPRQDAGGRVLWSAPSGMDDLISVAGDTVFQRRTGWQSDLVLYDLTTGARRWGTGDVPFDRFLAAGPVVLLVTDPEIGVPGHAAGAVTARRTTDGGVLWHRPGTAVTWDGDAVLIAEHDAHGRTDRLSRVRLADGTPVWRRPIAPADVVQLENRMAGTPSRILAATDGRIDLYHWADGTPDGSGRLPVRATDILYAVDGDLHASIGAALRLYDLGGFRDLGTFGGTTIAQVIGCTPLICRIDAGGASATDPLTGREVWRLPGATQIDLVTADRVLLSDPDGLSRTLVDTATGRVLASHVPGNATTEYTARPASVLLLRATGTPAGQTSVVRLDLATGSWRLLGLVPPVGDPNRCTTAGALLFCQENALMYAMTVPG
- a CDS encoding L-threonylcarbamoyladenylate synthase — translated: MLYDCTAIADRDRGVAAAVEAAKSGELVVMPTDTVYGVGADAFTAHAITQLHHARGSDRRVPPPVLVGSRHTLDGLVYSLPRAARDLADAFWPGALTIIVEHSPSLQWDLGDTGGVIAVRMPLHPVALEVLREVGPMAVTTANKVGSPSPLTAEEAREQLEYSVRVYLEAGPAVDPWPSTVVDVTGDVPRVLRTGSIPVEKLRDVVPDIVEGQA
- the prmC gene encoding peptide chain release factor N(5)-glutamine methyltransferase produces the protein MPPDEHPRRTRLAPELASAAAVLSASGVSSPRVDAELLAAHVLAVPRGRLLLIDGIRDDEAARLRELVARRAERIPLQHLLGTAAFRHLELAVGDGVFVPRPETELLAGWGIERTAPGATVVDLCSGSGAIALSVADESPAARVIAVERSPAALRWLRRNAAGFSQVTVVEADVTDPDLLSDLHGQVDVLLCNPPYVPDGTPVPPEVSDHDPAEAVFGGADGLSVIRPVIALAAAVLKPGGWVGIEHDDVHGAAVPALLRADGRFTEVTAHDDLTGRPRYATARRG